A stretch of the Arthrobacter sp. PAMC 25486 genome encodes the following:
- a CDS encoding NUDIX domain-containing protein, whose amino-acid sequence MGSPDFILKLREKIGHDPLWLPGVRAVVFDDAGRVLLGERSDTGGWALITGILDPGEEPGPGMLREIFEETAVVARIEHLLGVAAVGPVTFPNGDVCDFLNIEFIARRVSGTARVNDDESLAVGWFAIDELPPLRPGHLDCIHRALTFDGEPHFQR is encoded by the coding sequence ATGGGATCACCGGACTTCATTCTCAAGCTGCGCGAAAAGATCGGCCACGACCCGCTCTGGCTCCCGGGCGTGCGCGCTGTGGTGTTCGACGACGCCGGCCGGGTCCTGCTCGGCGAACGCTCCGACACCGGCGGCTGGGCGCTCATCACCGGCATCCTGGACCCGGGGGAGGAGCCCGGCCCCGGCATGCTGCGCGAAATCTTCGAGGAGACGGCCGTCGTCGCACGGATTGAGCACCTGCTGGGCGTCGCCGCCGTGGGCCCGGTGACGTTCCCCAACGGCGACGTCTGCGACTTCCTGAACATCGAATTCATTGCCAGGCGGGTTAGCGGCACCGCCCGCGTGAACGACGACGAATCCCTCGCCGTCGGCTGGTTCGCCATCGACGAGCTGCCGCCCCTGCGCCCCGGCCACCTCGACTGCATCCACCGCGCCCTCACGTTTGACGGCGAACCCCACTTCCAACGCTGA
- a CDS encoding TetR/AcrR family transcriptional regulator — MTDSANSCRAKGLRARKREATRSAITAAARLFTAQKGLNGFTIEQLCEEVGVSRRTFFNYFPSKEDAIIGHLLDEFPADATADFLAGGGPDVDRGPLGLSVTLLADLHTLTCAMVEELNFTREHFHELLAAMKKEPALMMKVMGSAHTRELEFSELIALREALPPDDPVAGMAAALFGMCSQRASKVFFSEENTAPYGDLLAANLLSAQKLFNFSHLTFEGTP, encoded by the coding sequence GTGACTGATAGTGCAAACTCCTGCCGGGCCAAAGGCCTGCGTGCCCGCAAGCGCGAGGCGACCCGTTCCGCCATTACTGCCGCGGCGCGGCTTTTTACTGCGCAAAAGGGCCTGAACGGCTTCACCATCGAGCAATTGTGTGAAGAAGTTGGGGTGTCCCGGCGGACGTTCTTCAACTACTTCCCGTCCAAGGAAGACGCCATCATCGGCCATCTGCTGGACGAGTTCCCGGCAGATGCCACCGCCGACTTCCTGGCCGGCGGGGGCCCGGACGTGGACCGCGGCCCACTGGGGCTCAGCGTTACACTCCTGGCGGACCTGCACACCCTGACCTGCGCCATGGTTGAGGAACTGAATTTCACCCGGGAACATTTTCATGAGTTGCTCGCGGCCATGAAGAAGGAACCGGCGCTCATGATGAAGGTCATGGGCAGCGCCCATACTCGCGAGCTGGAATTTTCCGAGCTGATTGCCCTGCGTGAGGCGCTCCCCCCTGATGATCCCGTGGCGGGCATGGCGGCCGCGCTGTTCGGCATGTGCTCCCAGCGCGCCAGCAAGGTGTTCTTCTCGGAGGAAAATACCGCCCCGTATGGGGATCTGCTGGCTGCCAATCTTCTCTCGGCCCAAAAACTTTTCAACTTTTCACACTTAACCTTTGAAGGGACTCCATGA
- a CDS encoding class II fumarate hydratase: MTDTAAGTAQEFRIEHDTMGEVRVPVNALYSAQTQRAVENFPISGMTLESAHIGALARIKKAAATTNAELGVLDAELARAIEGAADLVASGRFDGDFPIDVFQTGSGTSSNMNMNEVLATLANRALVAAGSEKVVHPNDHVNASQSSNDVFPTSVHVAATSALINDLIPALAYLAESLERKEAEFATVVKSGRTHLMDATPVTLGQEFGGYAAQIRYGIERVESSIARVAEVPLGGTAVGTGINTPAGFPQRVIALLAQDTGLPLTEARNHFEAQANRDGLIEASGQLRTIAYSIMKINNDLRWLGSGPNTGLGEINIPDLQPGSSIMPGKVNPVIAEAAIMVAAQVIGNDTTIALSSTNGAFELNVGIPVMASNLLQSIRLLTNTSRVMADKMIDGLTANVERARFLAEASPSIVTPLNKYIGYENGSKIAKHAIAEGLTIREAVLALGFVDRGEITLEQLDSGLDVLAMTRAPK, from the coding sequence ATGACTGATACTGCCGCGGGCACCGCACAAGAATTCCGTATTGAACATGACACGATGGGCGAGGTCCGGGTTCCGGTCAACGCCTTGTACAGCGCCCAGACCCAGCGCGCCGTCGAGAACTTCCCGATTTCGGGCATGACACTGGAGTCGGCCCACATTGGCGCACTGGCGCGCATCAAGAAGGCTGCCGCCACCACCAACGCCGAATTGGGTGTGCTCGACGCCGAGTTGGCCCGCGCCATCGAGGGTGCAGCCGATCTCGTGGCTTCCGGCCGGTTCGACGGCGACTTCCCCATCGACGTGTTCCAGACCGGTTCCGGAACCTCCTCGAACATGAACATGAACGAGGTCCTGGCAACCCTGGCCAACCGCGCGCTCGTTGCTGCCGGCTCGGAGAAGGTGGTCCACCCGAACGACCACGTCAACGCCTCGCAGTCCTCCAACGACGTGTTCCCCACCTCGGTCCACGTGGCAGCCACCTCCGCCCTGATCAATGACCTGATCCCGGCACTGGCCTACCTGGCCGAGTCGCTGGAGCGCAAGGAAGCCGAGTTCGCCACCGTGGTGAAGTCCGGGCGCACCCACTTGATGGATGCCACCCCCGTCACGCTCGGCCAGGAATTTGGTGGCTACGCTGCGCAGATCCGCTACGGCATCGAGCGCGTCGAATCTTCCATTGCCCGCGTGGCAGAGGTCCCCCTGGGCGGCACCGCCGTCGGCACCGGCATCAACACCCCGGCCGGCTTCCCGCAGCGCGTCATCGCCCTGCTCGCCCAGGACACCGGCCTGCCGCTGACCGAAGCCCGCAACCACTTCGAGGCCCAGGCCAACCGCGACGGCCTCATCGAAGCCTCCGGCCAGCTGCGCACCATCGCGTACTCGATCATGAAGATCAACAACGACCTGCGCTGGTTGGGCTCCGGCCCCAACACCGGCCTGGGCGAGATCAACATCCCCGACCTGCAGCCCGGCTCCTCGATCATGCCCGGCAAGGTCAACCCGGTCATCGCCGAGGCAGCCATCATGGTGGCCGCCCAGGTCATCGGCAACGACACCACGATCGCACTGTCCTCCACGAACGGCGCGTTCGAGCTGAACGTGGGCATCCCGGTCATGGCCTCGAACCTGCTGCAGTCCATCCGCCTGCTCACCAACACGAGCCGCGTCATGGCCGACAAGATGATCGACGGCCTCACCGCCAACGTCGAGCGCGCCCGCTTCCTGGCCGAGGCCTCACCGTCGATCGTGACGCCGCTGAACAAGTACATCGGCTACGAAAACGGCTCCAAGATCGCCAAGCACGCCATCGCCGAGGGCCTGACCATCCGTGAAGCCGTGCTGGCCCTGGGCTTCGTGGACCGCGGCGAAATCACGTTGGAGCAGCTGGATTCCGGGCTCGACGTGCTCGCGATGACCCGCGCCCCGAAATAA
- a CDS encoding PhoH family protein, which translates to MRTYVLDTSVLLSDPRAITRFAEHHVVLPIVVVSELEAKRHDPELGYFARVALRLLDDLSREHGGLASPVPLGHDGGTLRVELNHVSLEVLPAGMRGMDNDSRILAVAKNLARDGHEVTVVSKDVPMRVKASALGLVAQEYRNELVPDSGWTGVAEVDATEAEITALYNHEPVPIPDAAVLPVNTSLIISSNRGSALGRVGADQQVRLVRGDREVFGLHGRSAEQRLALDLLSDPEVGIVSLGGRAGTGKSALALCAGLEAVLERNEHRKVVVFRPLYAVGGQELGYLPGSESEKMNPWAQAVFDTLGSVVSETLMDEIMERGMLEVLPLTHIRGRSLHDSFVIVDEAQSLEKNVLLTVMSRIGQRSKIVLTHDVAQRDNLRVGRHDGVAAVVETLKGHPLFGHVTLTRSERSPIAALVTEMLERAEI; encoded by the coding sequence TTGCGCACTTACGTCCTTGACACCTCCGTTTTGCTCTCTGACCCGCGCGCCATCACCCGCTTTGCCGAACACCATGTGGTTCTGCCCATCGTTGTCGTCTCGGAGTTGGAGGCCAAGCGCCACGATCCCGAGCTGGGCTATTTTGCCCGCGTCGCCCTGCGCCTGCTGGATGATTTGAGTCGCGAGCATGGTGGGCTGGCCTCGCCTGTTCCCCTGGGGCACGACGGCGGTACTTTGCGTGTGGAGCTCAACCACGTTTCGCTTGAGGTGCTTCCGGCGGGCATGCGCGGCATGGACAACGACTCGCGCATTCTTGCCGTGGCGAAGAACCTGGCCCGGGACGGTCACGAGGTGACCGTCGTGTCCAAGGACGTGCCCATGCGGGTCAAGGCTTCCGCGCTGGGGCTGGTGGCACAGGAGTACCGGAACGAGCTCGTGCCGGATTCCGGGTGGACGGGCGTGGCGGAAGTGGATGCCACGGAGGCTGAGATCACCGCCCTGTACAACCACGAGCCCGTGCCGATTCCGGACGCTGCGGTGCTGCCCGTCAACACCTCGCTGATCATCAGCAGCAACAGGGGCTCAGCACTGGGCAGGGTGGGCGCAGACCAGCAGGTGCGGCTGGTGCGCGGGGACAGGGAGGTGTTTGGCCTGCACGGCCGCTCGGCTGAACAACGCCTTGCCCTCGACCTGCTCTCTGACCCGGAAGTCGGCATCGTCTCACTGGGAGGCAGGGCCGGCACCGGCAAGAGCGCGCTGGCCCTGTGCGCAGGGCTGGAGGCCGTGCTGGAACGCAACGAGCACCGCAAGGTGGTGGTGTTCCGGCCGCTGTACGCCGTGGGCGGGCAGGAGCTGGGCTACCTGCCGGGATCCGAAAGCGAGAAGATGAACCCGTGGGCGCAGGCCGTCTTTGACACCCTTGGCTCGGTGGTTTCCGAGACGCTCATGGATGAAATTATGGAGCGCGGCATGCTTGAAGTCCTGCCGCTGACACACATCCGGGGGCGCTCCCTGCATGATTCCTTTGTCATTGTGGACGAGGCCCAGTCCCTCGAGAAGAATGTCCTGCTGACGGTCATGAGCCGGATCGGCCAGCGTTCGAAGATTGTGCTGACCCACGACGTTGCCCAGCGCGACAACCTCCGTGTTGGCAGGCACGACGGGGTGGCGGCCGTGGTGGAAACGCTCAAGGGGCACCCCCTCTTTGGCCACGTGACGCTGACCCGGTCGGAGCGTTCGCCGATCGCCGCGCTGGTCACTGAGATGCTGGAACGGGCCGAAATCTAG
- a CDS encoding MDR family MFS transporter — translation MSTALKAGEPLLLTQKRIWIIFSALIAGMMLSSLDQTIVSTAMPTIVGKLGGVEHQTWITTAYLLAVTIVMPVYGKFGDILGRRNLFLAAIAIFTLASIGCAFATDFWGFVIFRAIQGLGGGGLMILSQAIIADIVPANERGKYMGPLGAIFGLSAVAGPLLGGYFVDHLTWEWAFYINIPIGIIAFVIAYFTLTLPSKKVEQKIDVMGVVFLSVATTCLIFFTDFGGKTDGWTSLTTWAWGAGLLASVALFIFTEARAEDPIIPLSLFKNPIFLNSTAIGFVLGMGMFAALAFVPTFLQMSSGTSAAESGLLMLPMMVGLMGTSIWSGIRMTKTGKYKAFPIAGSVLTIIAMLWMTTLSADTPIWVICAQLFVFGAGLGLIMQIVVIVVQNSVPANQLGTATSTNNYFREVGSALGVAVFGAMFTTRLANSLTEVFTASGASPEQAGSAMASLDPQAMAKLPPAVKDGIINAYADSLAPVFWYLIPFMVLALVLAIFMKVIPLSDTAGMVARGEAVGGEEALRLEAERTAGKAGTSAEAASGTATESSAQGTDTLLLPKDAAEETPDTP, via the coding sequence ATGAGCACCGCACTCAAGGCAGGCGAACCGCTCCTGCTGACCCAGAAGAGAATCTGGATCATCTTCTCCGCCTTGATTGCGGGAATGATGCTCTCGAGCCTCGACCAGACCATCGTCTCCACCGCCATGCCCACCATCGTGGGAAAGCTTGGCGGAGTGGAGCACCAGACCTGGATCACCACCGCCTACCTGCTGGCCGTCACCATTGTGATGCCGGTGTACGGCAAGTTCGGTGACATCCTGGGCCGACGGAACCTGTTCCTGGCCGCCATTGCCATCTTCACGCTCGCCTCCATCGGCTGCGCCTTCGCCACCGACTTCTGGGGCTTCGTGATCTTCCGTGCCATCCAGGGCCTGGGCGGCGGCGGTTTAATGATCCTCTCGCAGGCCATCATCGCCGACATTGTTCCCGCCAATGAGCGCGGCAAGTACATGGGCCCCCTGGGCGCCATCTTCGGCCTCTCCGCCGTTGCCGGCCCCCTCCTGGGCGGCTACTTCGTTGACCACCTGACGTGGGAATGGGCCTTCTACATCAACATCCCGATCGGCATCATCGCCTTCGTGATCGCCTACTTCACCCTCACCCTGCCTTCGAAGAAGGTGGAGCAGAAGATTGACGTCATGGGCGTGGTCTTCCTGTCCGTCGCCACCACGTGTTTGATCTTCTTCACCGACTTTGGCGGCAAGACCGACGGCTGGACTTCCCTGACCACCTGGGCGTGGGGTGCCGGTTTGCTCGCGTCCGTCGCACTGTTCATCTTCACCGAGGCCCGCGCCGAAGACCCCATCATCCCGCTCTCACTGTTCAAGAACCCGATCTTCCTGAACTCCACAGCCATTGGCTTTGTGCTGGGCATGGGCATGTTCGCCGCCCTGGCGTTCGTGCCCACGTTCTTGCAGATGTCCTCCGGCACGTCCGCCGCAGAATCCGGGCTGCTCATGCTGCCCATGATGGTGGGCCTGATGGGCACGTCCATCTGGTCCGGTATCCGCATGACGAAGACCGGCAAGTACAAGGCGTTCCCCATCGCGGGTTCGGTGCTGACCATCATCGCCATGCTCTGGATGACCACCCTGTCCGCCGACACCCCGATCTGGGTCATTTGCGCGCAACTGTTCGTCTTCGGCGCCGGCCTGGGCCTGATCATGCAGATCGTGGTCATCGTGGTGCAGAACTCCGTTCCAGCCAACCAGTTGGGTACGGCCACGAGCACGAACAACTACTTCCGCGAGGTCGGCTCGGCCCTGGGCGTGGCAGTGTTTGGTGCCATGTTCACCACCCGCCTGGCCAACTCCCTGACCGAGGTCTTCACGGCTTCCGGCGCCAGCCCCGAGCAGGCCGGCAGTGCCATGGCGTCCCTCGACCCGCAGGCCATGGCGAAACTGCCCCCGGCCGTCAAGGACGGCATCATCAACGCCTACGCCGATTCCCTGGCACCGGTGTTCTGGTACCTGATCCCGTTCATGGTGCTCGCCCTGGTGCTGGCCATCTTCATGAAGGTCATCCCGCTCTCGGACACCGCCGGAATGGTGGCCCGCGGTGAGGCCGTCGGCGGCGAGGAAGCCCTCCGCCTCGAGGCCGAGCGTACAGCCGGCAAGGCGGGAACTTCTGCGGAAGCCGCTTCCGGGACCGCCACCGAATCTTCCGCCCAGGGCACGGACACGCTCCTGCTGCCCAAGGATGCGGCCGAGGAAACCCCGGACACACCGTAA
- a CDS encoding sensor histidine kinase yields MKQARSGPRLRFSTRVLLVQLAVVFAVVLLTAGTFAALTYQWLGEQAEARALSVARTVASSEDVRRETAVLAAGPESALTPANLAGGTLQQDAESARERTGALFVVVTDDAGLRLAHPNPALLGQKVSTDPSVALGGGEDTSQEHGTLGRSARAKVPVYAPGAGSGTGAGTGVGVVGEVSVGFSTDDIVAGMLRNVVPVALIAGLSLALGALASALIGARLRRLTLGLEPEEIAGLAQDQEAVLRGVDEGVIGVAESGTITVFNEGARRLLAPGSTGEYGGLPLAESGLPAFLAAAAQTAEGEYGPSEHVLGDRVVIVTARPVRLDGGVHGLGRVIMVRDRTEVQALTRQLDAVNALGTALRAQRHEFANRLHTVAGLLDLDRGAEARSYLAEIMDNGPLQYPTRDLGLLSDPYLEAFVGAKSIEAHERGVDVRLGAHTLIRGHITDPQDVTAVLGNLMDNAIRAAVAAGTSPHKWVEVELLDEHTAAGGTLHVVVADSGDGLPETAGSPGGSGTSGIPAAHLRELIFTAGYSTAAAEPPEAAAVAGHGVGLALIRHLARRRGGEVWVADAGRPQSHGAVFCARLPGVVALSHPFKEKP; encoded by the coding sequence TTGAAGCAGGCACGTTCCGGCCCCAGGCTGCGTTTCTCCACACGCGTGCTGCTGGTGCAACTGGCCGTGGTGTTCGCGGTAGTGCTCCTCACGGCCGGGACGTTTGCCGCCCTCACTTATCAGTGGCTCGGCGAGCAGGCCGAGGCGCGGGCACTCTCCGTGGCACGCACCGTGGCCTCCTCGGAGGACGTGCGACGCGAAACTGCCGTCCTGGCCGCCGGGCCGGAATCGGCCCTGACGCCCGCCAACCTGGCCGGCGGTACGCTGCAGCAAGATGCGGAGTCGGCCCGGGAGCGCACCGGCGCCCTGTTCGTCGTGGTCACTGACGACGCCGGCCTGCGGCTTGCGCATCCCAACCCGGCCCTGTTGGGGCAAAAGGTGTCTACGGACCCCTCGGTTGCCTTGGGCGGGGGCGAGGACACCTCCCAGGAGCACGGCACCTTGGGCCGTTCGGCCCGGGCCAAGGTGCCGGTGTACGCGCCGGGCGCGGGTTCGGGTACGGGCGCGGGTACGGGCGTGGGCGTGGTCGGGGAAGTGAGCGTGGGCTTTTCCACTGACGACATCGTTGCCGGGATGCTGCGCAATGTTGTGCCTGTTGCCCTGATTGCTGGGTTGTCACTGGCGCTGGGGGCACTGGCATCAGCGCTGATCGGGGCGCGGCTGCGGCGGCTCACACTCGGGCTGGAACCGGAGGAGATTGCCGGGCTGGCGCAGGACCAGGAGGCCGTGCTGCGCGGTGTTGATGAAGGCGTGATCGGGGTGGCGGAGAGTGGCACCATCACCGTTTTCAATGAAGGGGCCCGCCGTCTGCTGGCCCCCGGATCCACTGGCGAATACGGTGGCCTGCCCCTGGCGGAAAGCGGCCTGCCCGCATTTCTCGCCGCCGCAGCGCAGACGGCAGAAGGGGAATACGGCCCGTCCGAGCATGTGCTGGGCGATCGGGTGGTGATTGTCACGGCCCGTCCCGTGCGGCTCGACGGCGGTGTGCACGGACTGGGCAGGGTCATCATGGTCAGGGACCGGACCGAGGTGCAGGCACTCACCCGCCAGCTCGACGCCGTCAACGCGCTCGGCACGGCCCTGCGGGCGCAGCGGCACGAATTCGCCAACCGGCTCCACACCGTGGCGGGCCTGCTGGACCTTGACCGGGGTGCCGAGGCCCGCAGCTACCTTGCTGAGATCATGGACAACGGACCGCTCCAATACCCAACCCGGGACCTGGGCCTTCTCTCCGACCCGTATCTGGAGGCCTTTGTCGGCGCCAAGAGCATAGAGGCGCATGAACGCGGCGTCGACGTGCGGCTCGGTGCCCACACCTTGATCCGGGGACACATCACTGACCCGCAGGACGTCACAGCGGTGCTGGGCAACCTCATGGACAACGCCATCAGGGCGGCGGTGGCGGCGGGTACGTCCCCGCACAAATGGGTGGAAGTGGAGCTCCTGGATGAACACACGGCCGCGGGCGGAACGCTGCACGTGGTGGTGGCCGATTCCGGCGACGGGCTGCCGGAAACTGCAGGGAGCCCCGGAGGGTCCGGCACTTCCGGGATCCCCGCCGCCCACCTCCGGGAACTGATTTTCACGGCCGGCTATTCAACGGCCGCCGCCGAGCCGCCGGAGGCCGCCGCCGTGGCCGGCCACGGGGTCGGCCTGGCGCTCATCCGGCATTTGGCCCGCCGCCGCGGCGGTGAGGTGTGGGTTGCCGATGCGGGCCGGCCCCAGTCCCACGGCGCAGTGTTTTGCGCCCGACTGCCTGGCGTTGTTGCACTTTCGCACCCTTTCAAGGAGAAACCATGA
- a CDS encoding CitMHS family transporter codes for MLVILGFAMIAVFMALIMTKKLTPVVALIVVPTIFGLFAGAGLGIGDMVMDSMKSLTSTAALLMFAIVFFGMMIDVGLFDPLVKLILRTLGNDPAKVVVGTAVLAAVVSLDGDGSTTFILTTAAMLPIYLRLGLSPVVLTCVAGLANGTMNILPWGGPTARAAAALKVSPSEVFVPMIPSLIAGMIVIFFFAWHLGIRERRRLALAGRLWAGDAPSAADATAKHDGGTPSGGTGTKARAGRAAAGQAAGGSGAAGAGSPAGSAALLLEVKPRSAAQERFDQQVLAVANDDAESVNASLADSQLDPNRDTLRPKLFWFNLVLTVTLMVVLVMDVLPLPYVFMIGSAIALVVNFPKVKDQAKALVSHAGSIVAVVSMVMAAAVLTGVLSGTGMVDAMAAWLVSVIPTSMGPYMAVITGLLSIPMTFFMSNDAFYFGVLPVLSETAAHFGIDPAAMARASIAGQPVHMQSPLVPAILLLVSLSRVDLGDHHKKVLWRALVVSLVMLAVAIGIGVIPFG; via the coding sequence ATGTTGGTAATCCTCGGATTCGCCATGATAGCGGTGTTCATGGCGCTCATCATGACAAAGAAACTGACGCCCGTGGTGGCGCTCATAGTTGTCCCCACCATCTTCGGACTGTTCGCCGGGGCCGGCCTTGGCATTGGCGACATGGTCATGGACTCCATGAAGTCCCTGACTTCAACGGCAGCCCTGCTCATGTTCGCGATCGTCTTCTTCGGCATGATGATCGACGTCGGCCTCTTCGACCCGCTCGTGAAACTGATCCTGCGCACCCTGGGCAACGACCCCGCCAAGGTGGTTGTCGGCACCGCGGTGCTGGCCGCCGTCGTCTCACTCGACGGCGACGGATCCACCACCTTCATCCTGACCACGGCGGCCATGCTGCCCATCTACCTGCGCCTGGGCCTGAGCCCGGTGGTGCTGACCTGCGTGGCCGGCCTGGCCAACGGCACCATGAACATCCTGCCGTGGGGCGGCCCCACCGCCCGCGCCGCCGCCGCACTGAAGGTCTCGCCCAGCGAAGTCTTCGTCCCCATGATCCCGTCACTGATTGCCGGCATGATTGTCATCTTCTTCTTCGCCTGGCACCTGGGCATCCGCGAACGCCGCCGCCTGGCGCTGGCCGGGCGCCTGTGGGCCGGGGATGCCCCCTCCGCTGCAGATGCCACTGCCAAGCACGACGGCGGCACCCCCTCGGGCGGCACCGGCACCAAGGCGCGGGCCGGCAGGGCTGCTGCGGGCCAGGCCGCGGGCGGGTCCGGTGCGGCCGGCGCGGGATCACCCGCGGGATCCGCTGCCCTGCTGCTGGAGGTGAAGCCCCGCTCCGCCGCACAGGAACGTTTCGATCAGCAAGTCCTGGCCGTGGCCAACGATGATGCGGAGAGCGTCAACGCCTCGCTCGCCGATTCGCAGCTGGACCCGAATAGGGACACCCTGCGGCCCAAACTCTTTTGGTTCAACCTGGTCCTGACCGTGACGCTCATGGTGGTGCTGGTCATGGATGTCCTGCCCCTGCCGTATGTGTTCATGATCGGTTCGGCCATCGCCCTCGTGGTCAACTTTCCCAAGGTCAAGGACCAGGCCAAGGCGCTGGTTTCGCACGCCGGCAGCATCGTCGCCGTCGTGTCCATGGTGATGGCCGCCGCCGTGCTCACCGGCGTGCTCAGTGGCACCGGCATGGTGGACGCCATGGCCGCCTGGCTGGTCAGCGTCATCCCCACCTCCATGGGCCCCTACATGGCCGTCATTACCGGCCTGCTGAGCATCCCCATGACGTTCTTCATGAGCAACGACGCGTTCTACTTCGGCGTGCTGCCGGTGCTCAGTGAAACGGCAGCACACTTTGGCATTGACCCGGCCGCCATGGCCCGCGCCTCCATCGCCGGCCAGCCGGTCCACATGCAAAGCCCGCTGGTGCCCGCCATCCTGCTGCTCGTCTCGCTCTCCCGCGTTGACCTGGGCGACCACCACAAGAAGGTGCTGTGGCGGGCACTGGTGGTCTCGCTGGTCATGCTGGCCGTGGCCATCGGCATCGGCGTCATCCCCTTCGGCTAG
- a CDS encoding A24 family peptidase, producing MVTRLMEFWESSIPALLLAVVACFYLLWLSVSLSVIDIRTHTLPNRYVLPAYPIAGALLLAASLTAGSPKYAAVAAGGALVMAALYWALWAVYPAGMGFGDVKLAGVLGLFLGFLGWQHVVFGMAAGFVVGGLWGVVLIISRRATAKSAIPFGPSMLAGTLAVMLLLPA from the coding sequence ATGGTCACGCGACTGATGGAGTTCTGGGAGAGCAGCATTCCAGCACTGCTGCTTGCCGTGGTGGCGTGCTTCTACCTGCTGTGGCTCTCCGTGTCCCTGAGCGTCATCGACATCCGCACCCACACCCTGCCCAACCGCTACGTCCTGCCGGCGTACCCCATTGCCGGGGCGCTGCTGCTGGCCGCGTCGCTCACGGCCGGTTCGCCCAAATACGCTGCCGTGGCTGCCGGCGGTGCACTGGTCATGGCCGCCCTGTACTGGGCTTTGTGGGCGGTGTATCCGGCAGGTATGGGCTTCGGGGATGTGAAGCTGGCCGGCGTGCTGGGCTTGTTCCTGGGTTTCCTTGGCTGGCAGCATGTGGTGTTCGGCATGGCCGCCGGATTCGTGGTGGGCGGGCTGTGGGGCGTGGTGCTCATCATCAGCCGCCGCGCCACCGCCAAATCAGCCATCCCATTCGGACCGTCCATGCTGGCCGGGACGCTGGCAGTCATGCTGTTGCTCCCGGCTTGA
- a CDS encoding carbonic anhydrase: MSGGEDGNINAISAHPHTPAEAWATLMAGNTRFVEGTSNHPNQDAARRASLLSTQHPFVMIFGCSDSRLAAEIIFDLGLGDAFVVRTAGHVVDNTALGSLEYGVEYLDVPLIVVLGHDSCGAVTATKSAVATGKMPAGFVRDLVERITPSVLASLRKDSDSSVNDMVEEHVKQTAARLVENSPIIANAVARQRTAVVGLTYRLNDGTADLVYSNGHIGA, translated from the coding sequence ATGAGCGGCGGAGAAGACGGCAACATCAACGCAATTTCGGCTCATCCCCATACCCCGGCGGAGGCCTGGGCCACACTGATGGCCGGCAACACCCGGTTTGTGGAAGGCACTTCCAACCACCCCAACCAGGATGCCGCGCGCCGTGCGTCCCTGCTGTCCACCCAGCACCCCTTTGTCATGATCTTTGGCTGCTCGGACTCGCGCCTGGCCGCCGAAATCATCTTTGACCTTGGACTGGGCGACGCCTTCGTGGTCCGCACCGCCGGCCACGTTGTTGACAACACGGCGCTCGGCTCGCTGGAGTACGGCGTGGAATACCTCGACGTGCCGCTGATTGTGGTCCTGGGCCATGACAGCTGCGGGGCCGTCACGGCCACCAAGTCCGCCGTCGCCACCGGCAAAATGCCCGCCGGATTCGTCCGCGACCTCGTCGAGCGCATCACCCCCTCGGTGCTGGCCTCACTGCGCAAGGATTCGGACAGCTCCGTCAACGACATGGTGGAGGAGCACGTGAAGCAGACGGCCGCCCGCCTCGTGGAAAACTCCCCCATCATCGCCAACGCCGTCGCCCGTCAGCGCACCGCCGTGGTGGGCCTGACCTACCGCCTTAACGACGGCACCGCAGACCTCGTATACAGCAACGGCCACATCGGGGCCTGA
- a CDS encoding response regulator codes for MTDDFSVLIIEDDFHVGRLHAGYVDAVPGFRALPPAPTAAQGHKAIHAERPDLVLLDVYLPDASGLDLLRSIDVDAMMLSAASDPATIRTALRRGALAYLIKPFSAGLLESRLRGYARYRRLLSETGSVGQDRLETAWQALHPTNPAAGPSAVSATETAVLAALGTRGDQSTADVAAAVGISRTTAQRYLSGLADDGAVAISLRYGSTGRPEHRYSVAPR; via the coding sequence ATGACCGATGATTTCAGTGTCCTCATCATTGAGGACGACTTTCATGTGGGACGCCTGCATGCCGGCTATGTTGACGCGGTGCCGGGTTTCCGGGCGCTGCCGCCGGCTCCCACGGCCGCCCAGGGGCACAAGGCCATCCACGCGGAACGCCCAGATCTGGTCCTGCTCGACGTGTACCTCCCCGATGCCTCCGGCCTGGACCTACTGCGGAGCATCGACGTGGATGCGATGATGCTCAGTGCCGCCTCCGATCCTGCGACCATCCGGACGGCGTTGCGCCGCGGAGCGTTGGCGTACCTGATCAAGCCGTTCTCCGCCGGCCTGTTGGAATCGCGGCTGCGCGGCTACGCCCGGTACCGGCGCCTGCTGTCCGAAACCGGCTCCGTTGGCCAGGACCGGCTTGAAACTGCCTGGCAGGCCCTGCACCCCACCAACCCTGCAGCCGGTCCCAGCGCCGTGTCCGCCACGGAAACTGCGGTTTTGGCGGCCTTGGGCACCCGCGGTGATCAGTCGACCGCGGATGTCGCGGCCGCCGTCGGAATTTCCCGGACCACCGCCCAGCGGTATCTTTCCGGCCTGGCCGACGACGGGGCTGTCGCCATCTCCCTGCGCTACGGCAGCACCGGCCGGCCCGAGCACCGTTATAGCGTGGCCCCGCGGTAG